Below is a genomic region from Echinicola rosea.
CGATGGCTACGGCCTAAAAGCGAGTGGGTCTCGCTGTTCCACGACGCGAGCCAACTCACTTTCTTAACGGCCTCCACCATCGGCTGGAAAACAGGCATACCAAGGGCCGTAATAAGGAAGCGATACCTTTTTTGGCTCAGGTGGGCTTATAGTTCCGGCTCAACTTGGTTACTTAAGAAAATATACCACTACATGGAATAATGATGATAATTTATCCATAAGAAACTTATTAATCGGATCCGCCTTGTAGGTATTGGGCGTTAAGAAATTAAATAGCGGGTGAGCAAGAAGGCAGGCTTGTTTGACGAAATACTAGCCAAAAAGAATGTTGGCAGCGAGAAAAGGAGGAGTTTGCCTGCATGAGGGGAGGTTTTAATTTTAGCCCAATACCTGCACACCTGTGCGCCGTGGCGTAGCGGCGGGTTTTTTTGGGTTACTCTTTTGACCTGAAGCAAAAAAGTAACAAAGGTAAAGAGATGAAAACCATCTTGGAATTTAGCAGAAAAACAATAGAACCAATTTTTCCAGGTACATACTAACTAAACAACATTGATAATGCGGGTTTAAGCCCGGAACATACATTAGCCCATCTAGTACGCGGCCGTTGCCTCTGTCTTCAGACCGGCTGATGTTAGTACAGATTCATACTTCAAAACGGTTCCCAAAACAGAAACCGGGTTAAAAAGCCAATGCAAATAGTAAAAGCAGAAGCAACCAGACAATTTCCACAAAATACCAGTACAAAATAAATAGCCTTATCCTCATGCCCACATAGGGGTTATTGCTAAAAACGAGCTCTTTTATAGGATTAACGACCACTTGATGGACCTCATAAATCATCATTAGGACAAAAATCATAGCACCCAGCAGATGCATGATATGGATGCCGGTAAGGACGTACAGGTAACTTCCACTGGGTACACCCGAAAACTCAACTCCCTGCCGCCCCAGAACTATCCATCCCCACACCTGGAAGCCAATAAAAAAGAGCCCGACCAATAAAACCGACCACAGTGCCTTCTTCAGCAACCATGGTGCGTCGATTTTCAAATAACGTCCCAGTCTCCAAGTCCAGAAATTCCCACTCAACAGCACAGCCGTACTCCCCCAAAAGGGCCAAGGCAAGTGATGCGCCTTAAGGGAATCATCCTGTATAAATGTCAATAAAAAGGCTACCGCCAAAAACAAAAAAACTATTCCACTGCCTGCCATGCCCAAGTAAACCAATAATTGGTAGGGGTGAAGTTGCTCTATTTTCTTAATCAGGCCAGGTGAAGCGTCTCTTTTCATCTTTTCAATGGGTTCAGAGGATATGTTTTGCAGGCAAAATCTGGGTGACTCTACGTAAGTAACAGGTACTATTGGGTCATTAGGTCAACTTATTTTTTCATTGAATAGTTGCAAACAAGAACCTTTACTTGGGCCAAAGCAAAAAGCAGCCGTCACCAATAGCGGCTCCCTCTAATTCTACCAAGCATCCTGTAAACCTCAGCGCATCTGCATTGGGTGGCAATCTGATAAACTCCCCCACGATACGGTAGGTAATTTGACCGGTGAGGATTCATTTGAAGGTTGCTAAACTGTGCCTTATTTCTAGAAAGACGGCCAGCGGCACAGGTGATCCTTGACGTACACAAAAGTCGTTTCCTCCAAAACCCTTAAATGCTTTTGATCCGAGGATGCCAGTTATTGTGCACCAGAATCTACAGCTTTTTTATAACTTGCAGCTTGAAAGGCAATGTCCGGTTATCTTCCTAAACAAGAACAATTTATTTTGGAAAAGAAAGCATTTCTCACCCTTTACGAGCAAGATTCCTATATCAAAACAGTGGCCAAGGCTATTCAGGCCTCGGCAAGTAGCAACTTCGCTTTTAAGGGCATTTCAGGTAGCATGGACATGGTCCTGTTGGCTGCCCTTATAAATCTCCGAAAAAGCAGCCACCTGATCATCGCGCATGATAAAGAAGAAGCAGCCTATCTGGCAAGTGACCTTAGTAGCCTCCTTGAAAAAGTAACACCCCATGTGTTTCCATCCTCCTACAAGCGCCCATATCAGCACGAAGAAGTGGACAATGCCAATGTACTGATGCGTGCAGAGATTCTAAGCAAAGTACTCTCAAAGGAAAACGAGATGGAAGTGATCGTTTCTTACCCCGAGGCCCTTTACGAAAAAGTCATCAACAAAAAGTCCCTTCAAGAAAACACCTTCACCGCTAAAGTGGGCGAAAAAGTGGACACTGAGTTTATTGCCGAGCTGCTTAGCACCTATGATTTCGAAAAAACGGATTTTGTGTACGAGCCTGGTCAGTTTGCCATACGCGGTGGCATCATCGATGTATTCTCTTTTGCCCATGATTCCCCGTACCGTATAGAGCTCTTTGGCAAAGAAATAGAGAGCATCAGGACTTTTGACACCGAAAGCCAGTTATCTCAGGAAGAGCTTGGTCACATCAGCATCATCCCCAATGTACAGACCAAGCTGATGCAAGAGGTACGGCAGTCCTTCACCGACTTCATGCCAAAAGAAACCTGCGTATGGATAAAAGATCTGCAGTTTACCATGGATATGCTGGACAATGCTTTCGATAAGGCCAACCAGCATTTTGAAAAGATCGTCGATCAGACCGGCAACGAGAAATTGGTGTTAGAGCCACAAAATCTGTTTGATGATGGTGCGACTTTCTTGCGGTCCCTAGATCCGCTGACCAAAATAGAATTTGGCAATCAGTTTCACCTCCCCAGCTCCCAGACATTTGATTTTGACATCAAACCCCAACCTTCTTTCAATAAAAACTTTGATTTATTGGTGGACAATCTGGTGGACAATGAGCGCAAGGGATTACTGAACATTATCTGCTCAGAAAGTGAAAAGCAGGTGGAGCGGCTACAGAACATCTTTCAGGAACTTGACCCTACGTTAAAAGTCCAATCATTGCCCATAAGCATCAGGGAAGGTTTTATAGACCATTCGGTGATGATCGCATGCTATACCGACCACCAGATTTTTGAACGGTATCACCGGTATAAGAGCAACAAAAAAGCCAGCAAGACCAAAGCCCTTACCCTCAAAGAACTCAAGACCCTCCAAGCTGGAGATTATGTGGTTCATGTGGATTATGGAGTAGGCCGGTTTGCCGGGCTGGAAAAGGTCGAAATAAATGGCAATTATCAAGAAGCCGTACGGCTGATATTTCGGGATGATGACCTGCTATACGTAAACATCCACTCACTGCACAAGATATCAAAATATTCCGGTCAGGAGGGCACCCTTCCCACCATGTCCAAACTGGGCTCTCCAGAGTGGGAAAACAAAAAGAAAAAAGTAAAGCGCAAAGTCAAGGACATTGCCAAAGACCTTATCGCTCTTTATGCCAAAAGAAGGAATGCCCAAGGACACCAGTATGCTCCTGACAGTGTCTTGCAGGTAGAACTGGAGAGTTCTTTTATCTTTGAGGACACACCAGATCAGGCGGTGGCTACCGGTGACGTAAAAGCCGATATGGAAAAACCTTATCCGATGGACAGATTAGTCTGCGGGGACGTAGGTTTCGGAAAGACAGAAGTCGCCATCCGAGCAGCCTTCAAAGCCATCAACGACCGCAAACAAGTGGCCGTCTTGGTGCCTACTACCATTTTGGCCATGCAACATTACCGTACATTCAAGGAACGACTGGAAGGTTTTCCAGTGAAGGTGGATTATATTAATCGCTTTCGTACTACCAAACAGGTTAAGGAAATCACCAACCAGGTCACTTCTGGAGAAATTGATATCCTCGTGGGCACGCACCGCATTGTGAACAAGGATGTCCAGTTTAAGGACTTGGGGCTGCTTATAATCGATGAAGAACAGAAATTCGGGGTTAAGGTAAAAGACCAGTTAAAAGAACTCCGTGTCAATGTCGATGTGCTTACCTTGACCGCAACGCCCATCCCGAGGACCTTGCACTTCTCCCTCATGGGAGCACGTGACCTTTCGGTCATCGCCACACCTCCGCCCAATAGGCAGCCAGTGACCACCGAGATCCACACATTTGAGGAAGAAGTCATCCGAGATGCGGTTTCCAGGGAACTTCAGCGAGGTGGACAGGTCTTTTTTGTCCACAATAGGGTCGGAGAAATTGACTCCATCGCCAACCTCATCATGCGGCTGGTCCCCGACGCCAAAGTGGCCGGTGCCCATGGTCAGATGGACGGTAAGCAACTGGAAAAAGTGATGGTGAGGTTTATTGAAGGTGAATTTGACGTATTGGTATCTACCAACATCATCGAATCAGGGCTGGACATTCCCAATGCAAATACCATCATCATCAACAGGGCCCATATGTTTGGCCTCAGTGACCTCCACCAGATGCGTGGAAGAGTAGGCAGGAGCAATAAAAAAGCCTATTGCTACCTTCTCACTTCACCCATGTCGGGACTTACGGCAGAAGCACGAAAGCGCCTGCAAACCCTCGAGGAGTTTTCTGATCTGGGGGATGGCTTCAAAGTGGCCATGAGAGACTTGGACATCCGTGGTGCCGGTAACCTTTTGGGTGCCGAGCAAAGTGGTTTTATCACCGACCTGGGATTCGAAATGTACCACAAAATCCTGGACGAAGCAGTACAAGAGCTGAAGGAAAATGAGTTTGCCAGTCTCTTTGAGGTAGATCTGAAAGAAAAAGTGAAAGTTTTGGTACAGGACTGTGTGATCGAAACTGACATGGAATTATTGATCCCTGAGGACTATGTCACCAATATTTCCGAAAGGCTAAACCTATATTCCAAACTGGACAATATCAAAACAGAAGAAGAGCTGGCCAAATTTGCCCATTCTGTTTTGGATCGCTTTGGCCCGATCCCAGCGGCAGTGGAAGACCTTTTTGAAACCGTCCGCTTACGCTGGTATGCAGAAAGGCTGGGCTTTGAAAAGCTGGTCCTCAAGAATGGCCAGATGAAATGCTACTTCGTACCTAGCACCAGGGAAAGCTATTTTAAATCGGATATTTTTGGAAATATTATTCGATTTATTCAAGGTCATGGCAAGTTCTGTAAAATAAAAGAACATAAAAATCGTTTAATTCTTACCATTGGTGGCATCAAATCCGTAGAGAAGGCCAAGCAATGGCTAAGCGAAATGAGCACTTAAAATTTGCTTTTATCTTTTCAATTCCCTTATTTGTTATGCTCTTTGGAGTGTTCATTTATGGTGCTTAATGCTAGTTTAATAAAATGAACGTAAAGTAAAAATATTGTTATATGTCATTATTGATTATATATTAGCAGTATTAATCGGCGAGGAATAAACCAACTTTCACATGGTGAAAAGCAACAAAAATATCAACATCATATTTTCGGCATTTTTGATGCTGTCAATGACGTTTTTGGCCTCATGTTCCAAAAACAACGGTCCTACCTATGGGCGAAGGACTGCAGGAAATCCCGGAAAAGTCAGTGCCGCTACAGGTGCTGAGTTAAATTTTGATCTGGAAGACACTACTCAATTTACCGTAGTCAAGCTAAAAGAGCCTGCCAAAGGTCCTAAACTCAAGTATATTCAAGGAGGACGTGCAGTACTCGGGACGCAGGAGCAGGATGTTATGGCTTTCCGCGATAATGCAGAAAGAACAGTAACCATCGCGTCTTTCTATATGGACGAAACAGAAGTGACCAACTTGGACTATAAGGAGTTTCTCTTTGACATGAGAAAACGCTCCAGTCCCGATTCGGTAAGGCGGCTGGAACCTAGGGAGGATGTATGGACAGAAGCACTTTCTTACAACGACGTTTACTCCACCTATTATTTCAGACACCCCGGCTTCAACTTCTATCCTGTAGCAGGCGTTACATGGGAGCAGGCCAATGCCTATTGTAAGTGGAGAACGGCCTACGTAAATGAGCTATATCGTGAAAATGAAGGCCTTGACTCTACCATGAGCAAAAACATGCTGATCGAGCGAGGTGTGGTATTGCCAAACTACAGGCTACCGAACGAGGCCGAATGGGAATACGCTGCTAAAGCGATGATCGGCACGCAGTATCTCGACGAAAATCAAGAAAATGGACGTATTTACCCTTGGGATGGTCGTGGTGTCAGAAATCCCTACGACGTAAAGCGTAAAGGCCGACAAGGCGACCTTTTGGCCAACTTTAAAAGAGGCCGTGGTGACTATGCCGGTATTGCCGGAGGAGTTACCAATGATGGCGACATCATCCCTGCCAATGTTTACGAATACCCACCTAATGATTTTGGCCTATATAATATGTCGGGCAACATGAACGAATGGGTAGAAGATGTTTACCGACCACTCTCCTATCAGGACTTTGAAGACCTCAACCCGCTCAGGAGAGATGGCACCAACGATGAAGCAGAAGCTTACAGGACATCCTTAATAGATAATAACTACCGTGTTTACAAGGGCGGAAGTTGGAGAGATGTTGCTTATTGGTTGTCACCTGGAACAAGACGATTTATGCATCAAGATTCTGCCACAAACCATATTGGGTTTAGATGTGCCATGATCTCTGTTGGCGCAGACGATATGTAAAAATAAAAATTGACTGATTGATGAAGGGATGTTTCAAGCATGAAATATCCCTTTTTTTTTAATTTTTGACCGCTTATCAATTTTACTTTTTGGCCAAGCCGGTTCATCACCCTAGCTATGCTAATTTTTTGTAATTTGCTCTGATAAACGAACAGAATATGAACCTAAATTTTCAAACCCTAAGGCACCTTGTTTGCCTGTTGGGCGTAATCTTTCTTTATGGAAGTCTCCATGCCCAAGAAAACAATGGGTACAAAACCCCTCCACAGTCAATCCAAGACTTGGTCAATGCCCCTGTAACTCCTTCGGTCTATTTCAGCAAGGAGGGCGATATCATGCTCATTCTGGAAAGACCCGGCTACAAATCCCTCAAGGAAGTGTCCCAGCCCGAATTGCGCATCGGCGGGATCCGTATCAATCCCAAAACCAATGGCCCAAGCCGCTCATCTTCTTACAGCGGCATCACAGTAAAAGATGTAAAATCAGGTGAGGAAACGCCCATTTCAGGCTTGCCGGAAGATGCTAAAATCAGCGGGATCAGCTGGTCAGATGATGAAGAGCACCTGGCTTTTGGCATCGTAGGCGATGAAGGCATCAGCCTGTGGGTGGCAGACCTATCCACCAAAACGGCCACACAAGTAACGGATGAAATCATTAACGATGTCTATGGTACGGCTTTTACTTGGCTATCCGACCAATCGCTATTGATAAAAGCCACTAATCCAGACCGTGGCCCCATGCCTGAAAAACCGCAAGTACCTTCCAGTCCCATCATCCAAGAAACCTCTGGCAATGCTGCCCCCAGCAGGACATATCAAGACTTACTGGCGAATGAATACGATGAGCAACTTTTTGCCTATTTTATGGATACGCAGTTGATGATCGTGGACGTGGATGGCAGTACCAAGCCCTTGGGAAAACCCGCCATGATCAAGTCCATGGATATATCTCCGGACGGCCAATACGTTCTCGTTGAATCTATCCAGCGCCCATTTTCATACTTGGTGCCCGCTTATCGCTTTCCTTACAATGTGGAAGCATGGAGCATCGATGGATCAAAAAAAATCACCATCGCTGAAATCCCACTGGATGAAGTACGTCCTACTGGCTTTGATGCTACAGTAACCGGTCCAAGATCCATCAATTGGCGGAAGGATACTCCTGCCACCCTATACTGGGCAGAAGCACAGGATGGTGGAGATCCGAAAGTGGAAATCCAAGAACGCGACATTATCTACACCCTGGATGCGCCATTCACAGGAAACAAGCAAAAACTCGCTTCCACTAGCTTACGGTACTCAAGTATCGATTGGTCAGATGATAATTTTGCAGTGCTAAATGAGCGGTGGTTTGACACTCGACAAGAAAAACGATCACTCATCGACCCTTCCCAACCGGAAAAACCAAAAGCAACCTTTATCGAAAGAAGCTATTCGGACATCTATAATGATCCAGGAGATCCCGTAATGACGACCAATGAACTGGGAGAATATGTCCTTCTAAGAAATGGAAACCAGCTCTTTATGACCAGTGAAGGCGGCTCTCCCGATGGAAGTATGCCTTTCCTCAGCACATTTGATGTAAGCTCAGGCGAGCAGGATATTCTCTGGCGCTGTCAGGCACCTTTTTACGAGGAAGTCGTAAAAGTCTTGGATGACAAAGGCCACAGCTTCATCACCAGAAAGCAAAGCACGGATATCCAACCAAACTACTGGCTAGTCAATACAAGAAAACGAATTGCTCCGATCCAACTGACAACTTTTGAAGACCCTTACCCTTCCCTGAAAGGGATACAGAAGGAACTGGTCACTTATACCAGAAATGATGGGCTGAACCTATCTGCTACCATCTATACCCCGGCAGGATATGATCCCGATAAGGACGGCAGCTTACCTGTCTTGATGTGGGCTTATCCAAGGGAATATAAATCCAAAGCAGTAGCTGCCCAGGTAAGAGGATCCAAGTACGAATTTACCCGGCTGTATTGGGGCACTCCACTGTATTGGGTCACCCAAGGCTACGCCATCATGGACCGAACGGAAATGCCCATCGTAGGTGAAGGAGATCAAGAGCCCAATGATTTCTTCATTGAGCAATTGGTAGCCAATGCAGAGGCAGCGATAGACTATATCGTGGACAGGGGCATTGGTGACCGGGACAGGATCGCCGTTGGCGGCCATTCCTATGGTGCTTTTATGACGGCCAATTTACTTTCCCACAGCAACCTATTTGCTGCAGGCATCGCCCGTAGCGGAGCTTATAACCGTACACTGACGCCTTTTGGCTTTCAATATGAACAACGAACCTATTGGGAAGCTCCAGAAGTCTATTACAATATGTCGCCATTCATGCACGCTGACAAAGTGAAAACACCAATCTTGCTGATCCATGGCGAAGCGGACAACAATTCCGGCACCTTCCCCATCCAGTCGGAGCGCTATTACAACGCCCTGAAAGGACATGGTGCTACCGCCAGATTGGTATTCTTACCCAATGAAAGCCATGGATATGCTGCCCAGGAATCCATTATGCATACCTTATATGAAATGAATGAGTGGTTGGACAAATGGGTAAAGAACAAGGGAAAGTAAGAACCCAGCAAGAAGCCTGATTGCCCAAGAAACTTAAATTCACAGCATCATAAATCCCGCATACTGGTATATGCGGGATTTTTTTGTAATTTATCAGGGACAAAACAGAGACGAAAAGCCAATAAACACCAAACACATAGCCGAAAAATGTAATTTACCTTTACTTTTGCAAGTATCACCATGTTTTTCCCATTTCCTATGAAGCACCATTTACTCCTTATTTTTTTCTTCCTTTCACTACTCCAACAAGCCTTTGCCCAAAACTGGCAAAGAATCAGTGACCGGGGCAATGAGCTGACAGACATCCATTGGGTCAATGAAGACGTGGCATTCATTTCCGGAGATCAGATTATGCTCAAGACCACCGATGGGGGGGAAAGCTGGTCGGAAATGTCCATGCCCTTGGAGACTAAACTGCTTTCCGTAGATTTCCAAAATCACCAAACTGGTGCAATGGCTGGAGAAAACGGAGCACTGCTACACACCGATGACAGTGGCCAGTCCTGGAAGATCATCAACTTAAATACCACTGAAGATATACTGTCAGTAAACTACCTTTCCGAAGATGACATTTGGATAGCAGGCACATCGGGTACCTTACAGCACTCTTCAAATGGCGGAGATGCGTGGGCATCGGTCACATTGGGGATCACTGCTGATATCAACACGCTCTTCTTCACAGACAATAAGGTCGGCTATTTGGGCACTTCCTCTGGAGCCATTTACAAGACCTCAGATGGAGGACAGACTTGGCAGCCGGTCACCTTACCTGTCAGTACCGCTGTAAACGACCTCTACTTCGTCAATGACACGACCGGCTATGCGGTGGGCGATAACGGGCTCATCTTAAAGACGATTGACGCAGGAGACAACTGGGCCTTTGTCCAAAGTGGCACCAATTACAACTATATGCAGGTAGCCTTTAACAGGGACAACCCTGACACCGGGATCGTCGTAGGAGAAGAAGGCATTGTCCTGTTTACCAATAATGCCGGGCTGACCTTCGTCGTCCGAAACAGCCGTACTACAGAGGACATTAAAAGTATCGACTACAAGCAAAGCACCAACACGGTCTTTGCCGTGGCTGATGCCGGAACAATCCTCCGATCCACCAATTCAGGAAATTCGTGGACATCTCTATTTGCAGGCAATCCCAACGATTTTTTGGCGACGGATTTTGTAAGCGATAGTCGTGGCTATATTGCTGGCAAAGAAGCCGTAATTTTACGGACAACCAACAGCGGCAATTCCTTTACTGACTATTCCCGTCCGTTGGCAACAGATTTTCATGACATCACATTTGTATCCAATGCTTTCGGTTATGTGGCCGGTAATGGTGGGACGGTCTTGAACACCACCAATTCTGGAGGAGCTTGGACGGCCCTAAACCCCAAAACTGAAAAAGACATTTTCGGCCTGTATTTCGCTGATACTGACACAGGGTACATTGTCGGCGAAAATGGGTACTTCGCCAAAACCGAAAATCGTGGTGTCAACTGGATCACCATCAATGCGGGTAATGAATCGTTCGACTATCATGACATCGATTTTTTTGAAAATGGCCCTGGAATTATTATCGGTGAAAGTGGACATGTATTTAGAAATTCCGGTGTAGATGATGATTGGCAAGAAATTTCCCTTGGCACCTCCCAAAACTTAAACGGCATTTTCATGATCAATGCGACCATTGCCATCATGGTCGGTGACAATGGCAGCGCCTATATAACAGAAGACCAAGGAGGCAGCTGGAAACAGCTTAGCACCAACACCACCCAAAACCTTCGTGATGTAGCCTTTTTGGACAGCTTGACAGGATTCATTGTGGGTGATGGAGGCTTGCTCCTGGAAACGAATGACCAAGGAAAAAGCTGGAAACAAGTTGAGACCGAAACTTATCAGGACTTTACATCAATAAGCTTTGGTGATGTCAATACCGGCTATGCGGTAGGGGGATTTGGGATGATCTATCAATACAGCTGTGAAGTTCCCACCGCCACGGGCACCATCAGTGGACAAGCCAATATTTGCCTAAGCCAACAGATCTACACGGTAGAAAATAACGAAAATGAAGACCTGGTCTATGAATGGCGTGTGGATGGCGGCAGGATCATTGAAGGGCAAGGATCAGACCAAATAGTAGTCCAGTGGGAAAGCCCTGGACGGAATGGCGTATTGGTAAAAAGCCAAAATGTTTGCGGAGATGGCCCCACAGCAGCACTGGAGGTCACCGTCTCCACCACCCCGGAAAAGGTACCTGGCATCGCCGGAAATGGAATTGCCTGTCTAGAAACTGTCAGCAATTATGAAGTAGATTCCATACCGGGAATGGAATATATCTGGACAGCACATAACGGAATCGTTCAATCAGGCCAAGGCACCGCACATGTCTCTATCTCTTGGGAAGCAGAAGGAGCACAACAGCTAAGTGTAACCCCAAAAAATGCATGTGGAGAAGCCACTGCCACCACTAAAACGATCACCGTATCCTATGCGCCGGACCAACCAGATGCTATCATCGGATTGGCCCAAGTCGGGCTGGAAGAGCAGTCCTATGAAGTGACTGCCGTAGATGGTGTAAATTACCAATGGTCCACCCCAGGAGGAAGCGTTATCTCCGGTCAAGGCACTCATGCGGTCACTGTGAACTGGGAAAAAGAGGGTGATTTTCTGCTGGAAGTCACGCCGAGCAACAGCTGTAATGATGGCACTTCCCAGCAGCTTGCCGTCAACGTAAACCTCATTACAGGTATTGAAAAAGAAGCTGAAAAAAACCACATTAAAATCTATCCAAATCCATCCAGTGGAAATATCCACATTAACGTAAAAGGAGCAGGGACAGTCAGGAAAATTAGCGTGATGGACCCGACGGGCAAATATTTACGAAAAATAACCCCTCATCCTGGTATATTCGATTTTGACATCGAAAATTTACCAACTGGCTTGTGGTTAATTGAGGTAGAAACCACAGCAGGAAAGACAGTGGATAAAGTGTGGATAAAGTAATCGAATTTTGGTTGATTTTATCAAAAAAACAAAAAATTCCCAAGCTAAAAAGCTTGGGAATAAAACGAATGCGAAGACCTTATCATTTAGAAAATTAATCTGCAATTTCTTGAATGGGCTGGCCAGTGGTGCCGTTTGGAATGCGAATATCCAGTAACATCGAGACCGTAGGCGCAATGTCTGTAATAGTGCAGTAACGGGTACTAAATCCTGGTTTTATATGCCAGCCATAAAACAGCACCGGTACATGGGTATCATAAATGTATCCTGTGCCATGCGTCGTTCCCCTTGAGGAATTGGTCAGCCAAGATG
It encodes:
- a CDS encoding YCF48-related protein codes for the protein MKHHLLLIFFFLSLLQQAFAQNWQRISDRGNELTDIHWVNEDVAFISGDQIMLKTTDGGESWSEMSMPLETKLLSVDFQNHQTGAMAGENGALLHTDDSGQSWKIINLNTTEDILSVNYLSEDDIWIAGTSGTLQHSSNGGDAWASVTLGITADINTLFFTDNKVGYLGTSSGAIYKTSDGGQTWQPVTLPVSTAVNDLYFVNDTTGYAVGDNGLILKTIDAGDNWAFVQSGTNYNYMQVAFNRDNPDTGIVVGEEGIVLFTNNAGLTFVVRNSRTTEDIKSIDYKQSTNTVFAVADAGTILRSTNSGNSWTSLFAGNPNDFLATDFVSDSRGYIAGKEAVILRTTNSGNSFTDYSRPLATDFHDITFVSNAFGYVAGNGGTVLNTTNSGGAWTALNPKTEKDIFGLYFADTDTGYIVGENGYFAKTENRGVNWITINAGNESFDYHDIDFFENGPGIIIGESGHVFRNSGVDDDWQEISLGTSQNLNGIFMINATIAIMVGDNGSAYITEDQGGSWKQLSTNTTQNLRDVAFLDSLTGFIVGDGGLLLETNDQGKSWKQVETETYQDFTSISFGDVNTGYAVGGFGMIYQYSCEVPTATGTISGQANICLSQQIYTVENNENEDLVYEWRVDGGRIIEGQGSDQIVVQWESPGRNGVLVKSQNVCGDGPTAALEVTVSTTPEKVPGIAGNGIACLETVSNYEVDSIPGMEYIWTAHNGIVQSGQGTAHVSISWEAEGAQQLSVTPKNACGEATATTKTITVSYAPDQPDAIIGLAQVGLEEQSYEVTAVDGVNYQWSTPGGSVISGQGTHAVTVNWEKEGDFLLEVTPSNSCNDGTSQQLAVNVNLITGIEKEAEKNHIKIYPNPSSGNIHINVKGAGTVRKISVMDPTGKYLRKITPHPGIFDFDIENLPTGLWLIEVETTAGKTVDKVWIK